A window from Pyrococcus yayanosii CH1 encodes these proteins:
- a CDS encoding 5-oxoprolinase subunit C family protein, whose protein sequence is MIEILKVPSILTVQDNGRRMRRFGVPVGGFADDVSARLANFLVGNPGDAPLLEFILAGPTIRFLRSSVFAVVGDVDVRLNGVPIEPYTSYWAKPADILEVGVLKRGVYGYIAFAGGISCAKLLGSCSTYARAGLGRPLRAGDVLPFESVLLMGRAGRHLPEELRPRFDGPVRVVLGPEEFGEEDIEKFLGAEYRVTSESDRMGIRLEGPELHGRGIVTSPLTPGTVQVPPGGQPIVMLADSQTTGGYSRIAVVIRADLYKVAQRRPGETVRFEAVDVREAREAFLRKERWLKALSMFLEGKMRAFKVRVGGRDFLAFVE, encoded by the coding sequence ATGATTGAGATCCTTAAGGTTCCCTCCATCTTAACGGTTCAGGATAACGGGAGGAGGATGAGGAGGTTCGGCGTTCCGGTAGGGGGTTTCGCGGACGATGTCTCGGCAAGGCTGGCCAACTTCCTCGTAGGAAATCCGGGGGATGCTCCCCTCCTGGAATTCATCCTCGCGGGACCCACCATCAGGTTCCTTCGTTCCTCGGTGTTCGCCGTCGTTGGGGATGTGGACGTGCGGCTGAATGGCGTTCCTATCGAGCCCTACACAAGTTACTGGGCCAAGCCAGCGGATATCCTTGAGGTTGGCGTCCTCAAGAGGGGTGTTTACGGCTACATCGCCTTCGCCGGTGGGATAAGCTGCGCCAAGCTTCTCGGGAGCTGCTCCACCTACGCGAGGGCTGGCCTCGGAAGGCCCCTCAGGGCAGGGGACGTCCTCCCCTTTGAGTCCGTGCTTCTCATGGGAAGGGCCGGTCGCCACCTGCCCGAGGAGCTAAGGCCGAGGTTTGACGGACCCGTTAGGGTCGTTTTAGGGCCAGAAGAATTCGGAGAAGAAGACATCGAGAAGTTTCTTGGGGCTGAATACAGGGTGACGTCCGAGAGCGACAGGATGGGGATTCGGCTTGAAGGCCCCGAACTCCATGGCAGGGGAATAGTAACTTCTCCCCTGACGCCCGGAACAGTTCAGGTCCCTCCGGGCGGTCAGCCAATAGTAATGCTAGCCGATTCCCAGACTACGGGTGGGTACTCTCGAATAGCCGTTGTCATAAGGGCAGATTTGTATAAGGTTGCCCAGAGGAGGCCCGGAGAAACCGTAAGGTTCGAGGCCGTGGACGTAAGAGAGGCCAGGGAGGCGTTCCTGAGGAAGGAGAGGTGGTTGAAAGCCCTCAGCATGTTCCTTGAAGGTAAGATGAGGGCCTTCAAGGTGAGGGTTGGAGGGAGAGATTTCCTGGCGTTCGTCGAGTGA